Proteins from a genomic interval of Stenotrophomonas sp. WZN-1:
- a CDS encoding SMI1/KNR4 family protein, whose amino-acid sequence MNLVDRFLSGLVPRLPADNAPQWAHVQGASAEDLQRLRAQWPQVPDSLVDLLSRVDGTHFREYPGGEVCVLVLGSDVEDGGYPYYLRSVAQIFEDQQQWDDSIRSIYEEWLDDEPEILGEGIDADLPMNRRLCFSHCMNNGGTSMLYLDFDPTPGGTVGQVVRYLHDPDSYAVIAPSFDAYLQQLIDSDYAFIE is encoded by the coding sequence ATGAACCTTGTTGATCGCTTTCTGTCTGGCCTTGTTCCGCGTCTGCCTGCCGACAATGCCCCGCAATGGGCCCATGTGCAGGGCGCCAGCGCCGAAGACCTGCAGCGCCTGCGTGCGCAGTGGCCGCAGGTGCCGGACAGCCTGGTGGACCTGTTGTCGCGCGTTGATGGCACCCACTTCCGCGAGTACCCCGGCGGCGAGGTCTGCGTCCTGGTGCTCGGCTCGGACGTGGAGGACGGCGGCTATCCGTACTACCTGCGCTCGGTCGCGCAGATCTTCGAGGACCAGCAGCAGTGGGACGACAGCATCCGTTCCATCTACGAAGAGTGGCTGGATGACGAGCCGGAGATTCTGGGTGAAGGCATCGACGCCGATCTGCCGATGAACCGCCGGCTGTGCTTCTCGCACTGCATGAACAACGGCGGCACCTCGATGCTGTATCTGGATTTTGATCCGACACCGGGCGGCACCGTCGGCCAGGTGGTGCGCTACCTGCACGATCCGGACAGTTACGCGGTGATCGCGCCGAGCTTCGATGCATATCTGCAGCAGCTGATCGACAGCGACTACGCGTTCATCGAGTAG
- a CDS encoding dienelactone hydrolase family protein, producing MNRWRCGVAVMLGLAAMPAWAAMKTQPVEWKHQGTTFSGVLVYDDGGHDKRPGLVMVPNWKGVNESAVEKAKQLAGDDYVVLVADVYGKGVRPKTDAEAGPVASKLRNDRPLLRARALEAVNVLKAQAGKAPLDASRIGAVGFCFGGTTVLELARAGAPLAGVVSLHGGLGSPLPAQAGGTHPSVLVLNGADDKSVTAEDIAGFQKEMNAAKVDWEFTNYSGAVHCFAERDANSPPGCQYNERAAKRAWKTLDEFFEERFM from the coding sequence ATGAATCGTTGGCGATGCGGTGTGGCGGTGATGCTGGGGCTGGCGGCAATGCCGGCGTGGGCGGCGATGAAGACGCAGCCGGTGGAGTGGAAGCACCAGGGCACGACCTTCAGTGGCGTGCTGGTCTATGACGACGGCGGGCATGACAAGCGCCCGGGCCTGGTGATGGTGCCGAACTGGAAGGGTGTGAACGAGTCGGCCGTGGAGAAGGCCAAGCAGCTGGCCGGCGATGATTATGTGGTGCTGGTGGCCGATGTGTATGGCAAGGGCGTGCGGCCGAAGACCGATGCCGAGGCCGGGCCGGTGGCCAGCAAGCTGCGCAACGATCGGCCGCTGCTGCGTGCCCGCGCGCTGGAAGCGGTGAACGTGCTCAAGGCGCAGGCCGGCAAGGCGCCGCTCGATGCCAGCCGGATCGGTGCGGTGGGCTTCTGCTTCGGCGGCACCACGGTGCTGGAACTGGCCCGTGCCGGTGCGCCGCTGGCCGGCGTGGTCAGCCTGCACGGCGGGCTGGGTTCGCCGCTGCCAGCACAGGCCGGTGGCACGCACCCGTCGGTGCTGGTGCTCAACGGCGCCGACGACAAGAGCGTGACCGCCGAGGACATCGCCGGTTTCCAGAAGGAAATGAACGCCGCCAAGGTCGACTGGGAATTCACCAACTACAGCGGCGCGGTGCACTGCTTCGCCGAGCGCGATGCCAACAGCCCGCCGGGCTGCCAGTACAACGAGCGGGCGGCCAAGCGCGCGTGGAAGACGCTGGATGAGTTCTTCGAGGAACGCTTCATGTAG
- a CDS encoding polyprenyl synthetase family protein → MTITEDTRPALGLPQIQSLAAADMAAVDALIRRRLSSDVVLINQIADHIISAGGKRLRPMLVMLAGHAVGHAGPDHHQLAAIIEFIHTSTLLHDDVVDESSLRRGRSTANALWGNAPSVLVGDFLYSRSFQLMVELERMSVMQILADATNRIAEGEVLQLLHVHNPDTDEAAYLRVIERKTAVLFAAGTRLGALASGVDEATQQALFDYGMHLGYAFQIADDVLDYSANAEELGKNLGDDLAEGKATLPLIHAMAHSDDATRERLRTIVQDGDASAMPEVLAAIRATGGLEYSRARAEEYAEAAERALDGLADNDAVAALRGLARYAVQRSH, encoded by the coding sequence ATGACCATCACCGAAGACACCCGTCCCGCCCTGGGCCTGCCCCAGATCCAGTCGCTTGCTGCGGCCGACATGGCCGCCGTCGATGCCCTGATCCGGCGCCGGCTGTCCTCGGACGTCGTGCTGATCAACCAGATCGCCGACCACATCATTTCCGCCGGCGGCAAACGCCTGCGCCCGATGCTGGTGATGCTTGCCGGCCACGCGGTCGGCCACGCCGGCCCGGACCACCACCAGCTGGCGGCGATCATCGAGTTCATCCACACCTCCACCCTGCTGCACGACGACGTGGTGGACGAATCCAGCCTGCGCCGTGGCCGCAGCACCGCCAACGCGCTGTGGGGCAACGCGCCCAGCGTGCTGGTCGGCGACTTCCTGTACTCGCGCAGCTTCCAGCTGATGGTCGAGCTGGAGCGCATGTCGGTGATGCAGATTCTGGCCGATGCCACCAACCGCATCGCCGAGGGTGAAGTGCTGCAGCTGCTGCACGTGCACAACCCGGATACCGACGAAGCCGCCTACCTGCGCGTGATCGAGCGCAAGACTGCGGTGCTGTTCGCTGCCGGTACCCGCCTGGGTGCGCTGGCCAGCGGCGTGGATGAAGCCACCCAGCAGGCCCTGTTCGACTACGGCATGCACCTGGGCTACGCGTTCCAGATCGCCGACGACGTGCTGGACTACTCGGCCAACGCCGAGGAACTGGGCAAGAACCTCGGTGATGATCTGGCCGAAGGCAAGGCGACGCTGCCGCTGATCCACGCGATGGCCCACTCCGACGACGCCACCCGCGAGCGCCTGCGCACCATCGTGCAGGACGGCGATGCCTCGGCGATGCCGGAAGTGCTGGCTGCGATCCGCGCCACCGGCGGCCTGGAGTACAGCCGCGCGCGTGCCGAGGAATATGCCGAAGCCGCCGAGCGCGCCCTGGACGGCCTGGCCGACAACGATGCCGTGGCTGCCCTGCGCGGCCTGGCCCGCTACGCGGTGCAGCGTTCGCATTGA
- a CDS encoding alpha-glucosidase family protein encodes MSHYPWWRGAVIYQIYPRSYLDANGDGVGDLPGIIERLDHIAALGVDAIWISPFFKSPMADFGYDIADYRDVDPLFGSLDDFDRLLAKAHGLGLKVMIDQVLSHTSIEHAWFRESRQDRSNPKADWYVWADPREDGTPPNNWLSLFGGCAWQWEPRREQYYLHNFLVDQPDLNFHHPDVQQATLDNVRFWLDRGVDGFRLDAINFCFHDAQLRDNPAKPADKRVGRGFSPDNPYAYQYHYYNNTQLENLPFLERLRALLDEYPGAVSLGEISSEDSLATTAEYTRDGRLHMGYSFELLVDDYSAAYIRDTVSRLEAAMTEGWPCWAVSNHDVERAVSRWGGHPADSRLARMLVAMLCSLRGSVCLYQGEELGLAEAEVPFEALQDPYGITFWPNFKGRDGCRTPLPWTDAPLAGFTTGQPWLPIPAEHRAAAVAVQERDPHSVLAAFRAYLAWRHTQPVLLHGSIRFIESAEPVLLFERMLADETLLLAFNLSAEAVSHPLPPGNWQQVAVPGPEAGTVQGNELQLPPRAVYCARRS; translated from the coding sequence ATGTCGCACTATCCATGGTGGCGCGGAGCCGTCATCTACCAGATCTACCCGCGCAGCTACCTCGACGCCAACGGCGACGGGGTGGGTGACCTGCCCGGCATCATCGAGCGGCTGGACCACATCGCCGCGCTGGGCGTGGATGCGATCTGGATCTCGCCGTTCTTCAAGTCGCCGATGGCCGACTTCGGTTATGACATTGCCGACTACCGCGATGTCGACCCGCTGTTCGGCAGCCTGGACGACTTCGACCGCCTGCTGGCCAAGGCCCACGGCCTGGGCCTGAAGGTGATGATCGACCAGGTGCTGAGCCACACCTCGATCGAGCATGCCTGGTTCCGCGAGAGCCGCCAGGACCGCAGCAATCCGAAGGCGGACTGGTATGTCTGGGCCGACCCGCGCGAGGACGGCACCCCGCCCAACAACTGGCTGTCGCTGTTCGGCGGCTGCGCCTGGCAGTGGGAGCCGCGCCGCGAGCAGTACTACCTGCACAACTTCCTGGTCGACCAGCCCGACCTGAACTTCCATCACCCGGACGTGCAGCAGGCGACCCTGGACAACGTGCGCTTCTGGCTGGACCGCGGTGTGGATGGCTTCCGCCTGGATGCGATCAACTTCTGCTTCCACGACGCACAGCTGCGTGACAACCCGGCCAAGCCCGCCGACAAGCGGGTCGGGCGCGGCTTCAGCCCGGACAACCCGTACGCCTACCAGTACCACTACTACAACAACACCCAGCTGGAGAACCTGCCGTTCCTGGAGCGCCTGCGCGCGCTGCTGGACGAGTACCCGGGGGCGGTGAGCCTGGGTGAGATCTCTTCGGAGGACTCGCTGGCCACCACCGCCGAGTACACCCGCGATGGCCGCCTGCACATGGGCTACAGCTTCGAGCTGCTGGTGGACGACTACAGCGCGGCCTACATCCGCGATACGGTCTCGCGCCTGGAAGCGGCAATGACCGAAGGCTGGCCGTGCTGGGCGGTTTCGAATCACGATGTGGAGCGGGCGGTCAGCCGCTGGGGCGGCCACCCGGCCGATTCCCGCCTGGCGCGGATGCTGGTGGCGATGCTGTGCTCGCTGCGCGGCTCGGTCTGCCTGTACCAGGGCGAGGAACTGGGCCTGGCCGAGGCCGAGGTGCCGTTCGAGGCCCTGCAGGATCCGTATGGCATCACCTTCTGGCCGAACTTCAAGGGCCGTGACGGTTGCCGTACCCCGTTGCCGTGGACCGATGCGCCGCTGGCTGGCTTCACCACCGGCCAGCCGTGGCTGCCGATCCCGGCCGAGCACCGCGCCGCGGCGGTAGCCGTACAGGAACGCGACCCGCACTCGGTCCTGGCCGCGTTCCGCGCGTACCTGGCCTGGCGGCATACCCAGCCGGTGCTCCTGCATGGCAGCATCCGATTCATTGAAAGTGCCGAGCCAGTGCTGCTGTTCGAGCGTATGCTTGCAGATGAAACCCTCCTGCTGGCCTTCAACCTGTCGGCTGAGGCGGTGAGCCATCCGCTGCCGCCGGGCAACTGGCAGCAGGTGGCGGTGCCGGGCCCGGAAGCGGGCACGGTGCAGGGCAATGAACTCCAGCTGCCGCCGCGTGCGGTGTATTGCGCCCGACGCAGCTGA
- a CDS encoding TonB-dependent receptor, producing the protein MLNHKRSALSIALAVVLAPTLASAQSTQNTTTPAGTAATNLDTVQVTGIRRGIESAIAVKQDATSVVEAISAEDIGKLPDVSIAESISRLPGLAAQRVAGRAQVISVRGLSPDFATTLLNGREVVSTGDNRGVEFDQYPSELVNGVTVYKTPDAALVGQGLSGTIDMQTARPLSFGERVIAVSGRYQKSSLGRAANTDPYGNRFSASYIDQFLDKTLGIAIGYAHSDMPIQENQVGLYEPWTTEHTDKGDRPGVAAGTYFSDGIKALRRTGNNKRDGVMATIQFRPNNSWTSTFDAFHTEAEQIDTANQFELNLSNYNGNYTPGLLVSNPQINANGSFTGGTASGVYPLVRGMYNKRKDKIDAFGWNNEFNFGGVKLVADLNYSKATRDELNLENNLQLTPMPQLDTIGVTIRQDGFSQISPGLNYSNPDALFLTNTIYGSGYGKVPKVEDRLKGGKLAATIALPDAIASWAPDIDIGVNYADRRKVKTQSEGNILLGAQGDANIASDLQYRPVNLGFAGLGTIPAWNVPAAVARYMTFNPVDNLDYLIPKSWTVEEKITTAWARLNINTDIGEVGVRGNIGVQMQHTDQSSDSRYWDSSQSAGNNVQPYSNGRTYNDWLPSLNLAFMFPHQQTLRFAAAKQVARPRVDQMRAGLEFGVDTGTGRPGGSGGNPLLDPWRATALDLSYEKYFGEKAYVAAAIFYKDLKSYVYTQSVDNYDFTSLLGSYVPPPGMTAPVLTTGTFSAPQNGKGGTLKGLELTASFPLEMLTDSLRGFGVQASATFNKSDITILDPESASSVGSDPISLPGLSKRVYNFTAYYERSGFEARVSQRRRSDFIGEIGNFNGNRSLRYVVGENVTDAQVSYTFSDSSALRGLTLLLQGSNLTNEPYRTYAGSKDRPLEYIEWGRTYMLGVNYKF; encoded by the coding sequence ATGTTGAACCACAAGCGCAGCGCGCTGAGCATCGCGCTGGCCGTTGTCCTGGCGCCGACGCTGGCGTCGGCACAGTCCACGCAGAACACCACCACGCCGGCCGGCACCGCCGCCACCAACCTGGATACGGTGCAGGTCACCGGCATCCGCCGCGGCATCGAGAGCGCGATCGCGGTCAAGCAGGACGCCACCTCGGTGGTCGAAGCGATCTCCGCCGAAGACATCGGCAAGCTGCCCGACGTCAGCATCGCTGAATCCATCTCGCGCCTGCCCGGCCTGGCCGCCCAGCGCGTAGCGGGACGTGCGCAGGTGATCAGCGTGCGCGGCCTGTCGCCGGACTTCGCCACCACCCTGCTCAATGGCCGGGAAGTGGTCAGCACCGGCGACAACCGCGGCGTCGAGTTCGACCAGTACCCGTCCGAGCTGGTCAACGGCGTGACCGTGTACAAGACCCCGGACGCGGCGCTGGTCGGCCAGGGCCTGTCGGGCACCATCGACATGCAGACCGCACGCCCGCTCAGCTTCGGCGAGCGCGTGATCGCGGTCAGTGGCCGCTACCAGAAGAGTTCGCTGGGCCGCGCCGCCAACACTGATCCATACGGCAACCGTTTCAGCGCCAGTTACATCGACCAGTTCCTGGACAAGACCCTGGGCATCGCCATCGGCTACGCGCACAGCGACATGCCGATCCAGGAAAACCAGGTCGGCCTGTACGAGCCGTGGACCACCGAGCACACCGACAAGGGCGACCGCCCGGGCGTTGCTGCCGGCACTTACTTCTCCGACGGCATCAAGGCGCTGCGCCGCACCGGCAACAACAAGCGCGACGGCGTGATGGCCACCATCCAGTTCCGCCCGAACAACAGCTGGACCAGCACCTTCGATGCGTTCCACACCGAAGCCGAGCAGATCGACACCGCCAACCAGTTCGAGCTGAACCTCAGCAACTACAACGGCAACTACACCCCGGGCCTGCTGGTCAGCAACCCGCAGATCAACGCCAATGGCTCGTTCACCGGCGGCACCGCCAGCGGCGTGTATCCGCTGGTGCGCGGCATGTACAACAAGCGCAAGGACAAGATCGATGCGTTCGGCTGGAACAACGAGTTCAACTTCGGCGGCGTCAAGCTGGTCGCCGACCTGAACTACTCCAAGGCCACACGCGACGAGCTGAACCTGGAAAACAACCTGCAGCTGACCCCGATGCCGCAGCTGGATACGATCGGCGTGACGATCCGCCAGGATGGCTTCTCGCAGATCAGCCCCGGGTTGAACTATTCCAACCCCGATGCGCTGTTCCTGACCAACACCATCTACGGCTCCGGCTACGGCAAGGTGCCGAAGGTGGAAGACCGGCTGAAGGGCGGCAAGCTGGCCGCCACCATCGCCCTGCCCGATGCGATCGCCTCGTGGGCGCCGGACATCGATATCGGCGTGAACTACGCCGACCGCCGCAAGGTGAAGACCCAGTCCGAAGGCAACATCCTGCTCGGCGCGCAGGGCGACGCCAACATCGCCTCGGACCTGCAGTACCGCCCGGTCAACCTGGGCTTCGCCGGCCTCGGCACCATCCCGGCCTGGAACGTGCCGGCTGCGGTCGCTCGCTACATGACCTTCAACCCGGTCGACAACCTGGACTACCTGATTCCCAAGTCGTGGACGGTCGAGGAGAAGATCACCACCGCCTGGGCGCGCCTGAACATCAACACCGACATCGGTGAAGTGGGCGTGCGCGGCAACATCGGCGTGCAGATGCAGCACACCGACCAGAGCTCGGATTCGCGCTACTGGGACAGCTCGCAGTCGGCCGGCAACAACGTGCAGCCGTACTCGAACGGCCGCACCTACAACGACTGGCTGCCGAGCTTGAACCTGGCCTTCATGTTCCCGCACCAGCAGACGCTGCGCTTCGCCGCCGCCAAGCAGGTCGCGCGCCCGCGCGTGGACCAGATGCGCGCCGGCCTGGAGTTCGGCGTGGACACCGGTACCGGCCGGCCGGGCGGCAGTGGCGGCAATCCGCTGCTGGATCCGTGGCGTGCCACCGCGCTGGACCTGTCCTATGAGAAGTACTTCGGCGAGAAGGCCTACGTGGCCGCCGCGATCTTCTACAAGGACCTGAAGAGCTACGTCTACACCCAGTCGGTCGACAACTACGACTTCACCTCGCTGCTGGGCAGCTACGTACCGCCGCCGGGCATGACCGCTCCGGTGCTGACCACCGGCACCTTCTCCGCCCCGCAGAACGGCAAGGGCGGCACGTTGAAGGGCCTGGAACTGACCGCATCGTTCCCGTTGGAGATGCTGACCGACAGCCTGCGTGGCTTCGGCGTGCAGGCCAGCGCGACCTTCAACAAGAGCGACATCACCATCCTGGATCCGGAAAGCGCCTCCAGCGTGGGCAGCGACCCGATCAGCCTGCCGGGCCTGTCCAAGCGCGTGTACAACTTCACCGCCTACTACGAGCGCAGCGGCTTTGAAGCACGCGTCAGCCAGCGCCGCCGTTCGGATTTCATCGGTGAAATCGGCAACTTCAACGGCAACCGCAGCCTGCGCTACGTGGTGGGCGAGAACGTGACCGATGCGCAGGTCAGCTACACCTTCAGCGACAGCAGCGCCCTGCGCGGCCTGACCCTGCTGCTGCAGGGCAGCAACCTGACCAACGAGCCGTACCGCACCTACGCCGGCAGCAAGGACCGCCCGCTGGAGTACATCGAGTGGGGCCGCACCTACATGCTGGGCGTGAACTACAAGTTCTGA
- a CDS encoding glycoside hydrolase family 97 protein, which produces MPMSPTAVRAVVAHVLGLALLGLATLAQATPQVASVESPGKVLTVSLVLDGGTARYRVERFGEVVVEDSKLGFALRDGRLDRDFALFGQQRRSVDDRWEQPWGERRLTRNHFNELTVQLAETTGSKRRLDVVFRVYDDGVGFRYVFPEQPNLHEAIIDDELTEFAIAQDSTAWWIPAGEPIHYEYLYQRTPLREVPLVHTPMTLRSRDGLHVAIHEAALVDYAGMWLRRTGGQRLRAQLSPSAEGWKARRALPFATPWRTLQIADRAGGLVESDLILNLNEPNALGDVSWVKPAKYLGVWWSMHLDNESWATGPKHAATTAKTKKVIDFAAAHGFRGVLVEGWNPGWDGMWVGNGYDFDFTRATPDFDIEALSAYGLNKGVHLIGHHETGCAIEHYEDQLGAALDLYARLGVDQFKTGYVCDDGQVDRRNPAGGPLWREWHDGQFMARHHLKVVQEAARRHLSVNPHEPIKDTGLRRTYPNWLSREGARGMEYNAWGQPPNPPEHEVNLVFTRMLAGPMDYTPGILSLKGRHGQAIPSTLARQLALYVVLYSPIQMAADLPEHYLQHREAFRFIEDVAVDWEQSRVLDGEVGDYVTIVRRDRNSRDWFLGSITDEHGRVLPVSLGFLEPGVRYRAEIYRDGEGADFRSNPFAFARETREVTSADVLTLVLAPGGGQAIRFTPLN; this is translated from the coding sequence ATGCCGATGTCACCCACTGCTGTACGCGCGGTGGTCGCGCATGTGCTCGGACTGGCCCTGCTCGGCCTGGCCACGCTGGCACAGGCCACGCCTCAGGTGGCCAGCGTCGAATCACCGGGCAAGGTGCTCACGGTCAGCCTGGTGCTGGACGGCGGCACCGCCCGCTACCGCGTCGAACGTTTCGGCGAGGTCGTAGTGGAGGATTCGAAGCTCGGCTTCGCCTTGCGCGACGGCCGCCTGGACCGCGATTTCGCCCTGTTCGGCCAGCAGCGGCGCAGCGTCGATGACCGCTGGGAGCAGCCGTGGGGCGAGCGCCGGCTCACCCGCAACCACTTCAACGAGCTGACCGTGCAGTTGGCCGAAACCACCGGCAGCAAGCGGCGGCTGGATGTGGTGTTCCGCGTCTACGACGACGGCGTGGGCTTCCGCTACGTGTTCCCCGAACAGCCGAACCTGCACGAGGCGATCATCGATGACGAACTGACCGAGTTCGCCATCGCGCAGGATTCCACCGCCTGGTGGATACCTGCCGGCGAACCGATCCACTACGAATACCTGTACCAGCGCACGCCACTGCGTGAAGTGCCGCTGGTGCATACGCCGATGACCCTGCGCAGCCGCGATGGCCTGCATGTGGCGATCCACGAGGCGGCGCTGGTGGACTATGCCGGCATGTGGCTGCGGCGAACCGGGGGCCAGCGCCTGCGCGCGCAGCTGTCGCCCTCGGCGGAAGGCTGGAAAGCGCGCCGTGCCCTGCCCTTCGCCACCCCGTGGCGCACGCTGCAGATCGCCGACCGCGCTGGAGGCCTGGTCGAATCGGACCTGATCCTCAACCTCAACGAGCCCAATGCACTGGGCGACGTGAGCTGGGTGAAGCCGGCCAAGTACCTGGGCGTGTGGTGGTCGATGCACCTGGACAACGAGAGCTGGGCGACCGGACCGAAGCACGCGGCCACCACGGCCAAAACGAAGAAAGTCATCGATTTCGCCGCCGCACACGGCTTCCGCGGCGTGCTGGTGGAAGGCTGGAATCCGGGCTGGGACGGCATGTGGGTGGGCAACGGCTACGACTTCGATTTCACCCGCGCCACGCCGGACTTCGATATCGAAGCGCTGTCAGCGTATGGCCTGAACAAGGGCGTGCACCTGATCGGCCACCACGAAACCGGCTGTGCCATCGAACATTACGAGGACCAGCTGGGTGCCGCGCTGGACCTGTACGCACGGCTGGGCGTGGACCAGTTCAAGACCGGCTATGTCTGCGACGACGGCCAGGTCGACCGCCGCAATCCGGCCGGTGGCCCGCTGTGGCGCGAGTGGCACGACGGGCAGTTCATGGCCCGCCACCACCTGAAGGTGGTGCAGGAGGCTGCGCGCCGGCACCTGTCGGTGAACCCGCACGAGCCGATCAAGGACACCGGCCTGCGCCGCACCTACCCCAACTGGCTCTCGCGCGAAGGCGCGCGCGGCATGGAGTACAACGCCTGGGGCCAGCCACCGAACCCACCGGAACATGAGGTCAACCTGGTGTTCACCCGCATGCTGGCCGGGCCGATGGACTACACCCCCGGCATCCTCAGCCTGAAGGGCCGCCACGGCCAGGCCATCCCCAGCACGCTGGCACGGCAGCTGGCGCTGTACGTGGTGTTGTACAGCCCGATCCAGATGGCCGCCGACCTGCCCGAGCACTACCTGCAGCATCGCGAGGCGTTCCGCTTCATCGAGGACGTGGCGGTGGACTGGGAGCAGAGCCGCGTGCTCGATGGCGAAGTGGGCGACTACGTGACGATCGTGCGCCGCGACCGCAACAGCCGCGACTGGTTCCTCGGCAGCATCACCGACGAGCACGGCCGCGTGCTGCCGGTATCGCTGGGCTTCCTGGAGCCGGGCGTGCGCTACCGCGCCGAAATCTACCGCGATGGCGAGGGTGCTGATTTCCGCAGCAATCCGTTCGCGTTCGCGCGCGAAACCCGTGAGGTGACCAGCGCCGACGTGCTGACGCTGGTGCTGGCACCGGGCGGTGGGCAGGCCATTCGTTTCACGCCGTTGAACTGA